A window from Citrus sinensis cultivar Valencia sweet orange chromosome 3, DVS_A1.0, whole genome shotgun sequence encodes these proteins:
- the LOC127900734 gene encoding TMV resistance protein N-like has protein sequence MASSSSSSGNYEVFLNFRGEDTRRSFTCYLYDALNERKKIRTFIDDEGLGRGDEISDALLNAIQGSKISVVIFSKDYASSKWCLNELVKILECKNTNGQIVIPVFYGVSPSNVRHQEETFGNGFKELKKQFEEKAEMVLKWKNALTGTSHLAGLESTKFR, from the coding sequence ATggcttcctcttcttcttcttctggcAATTATGAAGTCTTCCTCAACTTTAGAGGGGAGGACACTCGTAGGAGCTTTACTTGCTATCTCTATGATGCTttgaatgaaagaaagaaaatcaggacatttattgatgatgaagggcTTGGGCGAGGAGATGAGATTTCAGATGCCCTATTGAACGCAATCCAAGGTTCAAAAATTTCGGTGGTCATTTTCTCAAAGGACTACGCTTCTTCAAAATGGTGCCTGAATGAACTTGTCAAGATTCTTGAATGCAAGAACACAAACGGCCAAATCGTTATTCCAGTTTTCTATGGCGTCAGTCCATCCAATGTGCGGCATCAAGAGGAAACTTTTGGAAACGGTTTTAAAGAGCTCAAAAAACAGTTCGAAGAGAAGGCAGAAATGGTTCTGAAGTGGAAGAATGCACTGACAGGTACATCCCATCTAGCTGGCCTAGAATCCACGAAATTCAGGTAA
- the LOC127900735 gene encoding disease resistance protein RUN1-like, which produces MTVAQLSCNMIDDRPESHLIEEIANEVLERLDDTFQSESKDLVGVESRIKEIEALLGTGSTDVYKLGIWGIGGIGKTTIAAAIFNKISRHFEGSYFAHNVRDADQTGRLPHLRQELLSALLGGENVKNIPNTGLNFQSKRLSRRKVLIVFDDVNHLRQIEFLIEHLDWFASGSRIIITTRDKQVLSSCWVNQIYQVKELGGVDALKLFSRFAFGRDHLEASYVEPTKEIVKYAQGVPLVLKVLGSFLFKRRKEEWESAIRKLENVPHIEIQAAIKISFDGLDDHEQNIFLDIACFLKEERRDQVLSFLDACGFFAEMGLRVLIDKSLITISHSNTITMHDLLQDMGREIIRKESIHYPGERSRLWHHKDIYEVLTKNMFLCFLILE; this is translated from the exons ATGACGGTCGCTCAATTGTCGTGCAACATGATAGATGATAG GCCTGAATCTCATCTAATTGAGGAAATCGCCAATGAAGTTTTGGAGAGGCTAGATGATACATTTCAAAGCGAAAGCAAAGACCTGGTTGGGGTAGAATCTCGcattaaagaaattgaagcattaTTAGGCACTGGGTCGACGGATGTTTACAAATTAGGGATTTGGGGCATTGGTGGTATAGGCAAAACAACAATCGCTGCTgctatttttaacaaaatctcAAGACATTTTGAAGGTTCTTACTTTGCTCATAATGTTAGAGATGCAGATCAAACCGGTCGATTACCTCACTTGCGACAGGAGCTTCTTTCTGCATTATTAGGTGGTGAAAATGTGAAGAACATTCCAAATACTGGGCTCAACTTTCAAAGTAAAAGGCTTTCTCGCAGGAAGGTTCTAATAGTTTTTGATGATGTGAATCATCTAAGACAAATAGAATTCTTAATTGAACATCTTGATTGGTTTGCATCTGGGAGtcgaataataataacaacaagaGATAAACAAGTTCTATCAAGTTGTTGGGTCAATCAAATATACCAGGTGAAGGAATTAGGAGGTGTTGATGCACTTAAGCTTTTTAGCCGATTTGCTTTTGGAAGAGACCATCTTGAAGCAAGTTATGTAGAACCGACGAAGGAGATAGTAAAATATGCTCAGGGAGTTCCATTGGTTCTTAAAGTTTTGGGTTCGTTTCTATTCAAAAGGAGAAAAGAGGAATGGGAAAGTGCAATACGGAAATTAGAAAACGTTCCCCACATAGAGATCCAGGCAgctataaaaataagttttgatgGTTTGGATGACCATGAGcagaatatttttttggatattgCATGTTTCTTGAAAGAAGAGCGTAGAGATCAAGTATTAAGTTTTCTAGATGCCTGTGGCTTCTTTGCAGAAATGGGATTACGCGTTCTTATCGATAAGTCTCTAATAACGATATCACACTCCAACACAATAACAATGCATGACTTGCTACAAGATATGGGAAGAGAAATTATCCGAAAAGAATCAATCCATTATCCAGGAGAGCGTAGTCGATTGTGGCATCACAAGGATATTTATGAagttttgacaaaaaatatg TTCTTGTGCTTTTTGATTCTTGAGTGA